Proteins found in one Brachyspira murdochii DSM 12563 genomic segment:
- the tgt gene encoding tRNA guanosine(34) transglycosylase Tgt yields MSFSFNVLKTSSQTSARLGKIEINGIEIDTPVFMPVGTKATVKALTPLMIEETESKIILANTYHLVLKPGLEVLKKFGGVKKFMAWKGAMLTDSGGFQVFSLAKLRNINNDGVEFSSHIDGSKYLFMPKSVMEAEHIIGADFIMCLDECSKADASYEYAKEAMLRTHKWAKECKDYHDSTPNSEYQYLGGIIQGGMFDDLRKESAETLVNMNFPFYSIGGLSVGETPEKMHDVLSKVMLYTDKSKPRYLMGVSEPRDILNAVMEGIDMFDCVMPTRNARNGEAFTMNGIVRIRNSKYRTDDTALEDKCDCYTCRNFSKAYLNHLDKVHEILFSTLMTIHNVRFMQRFMKDLRSSIENDRFADYRKDMMLKFYE; encoded by the coding sequence ATGTCATTTTCTTTTAATGTATTAAAAACAAGTTCTCAAACTTCAGCCAGATTAGGAAAAATTGAAATAAATGGTATAGAAATAGATACTCCAGTTTTTATGCCTGTAGGTACAAAAGCAACTGTTAAGGCTTTGACGCCTCTTATGATAGAAGAGACAGAAAGTAAAATAATACTTGCTAATACTTATCATTTGGTATTAAAACCGGGGCTTGAGGTATTAAAGAAATTCGGCGGTGTTAAAAAATTTATGGCTTGGAAAGGTGCTATGCTTACAGATTCAGGCGGATTTCAGGTATTTTCACTTGCAAAATTAAGAAATATTAATAATGACGGTGTTGAGTTCAGCTCCCATATTGACGGATCTAAATATTTATTTATGCCTAAAAGTGTAATGGAAGCAGAACATATTATAGGAGCAGATTTTATAATGTGTCTTGATGAGTGTTCTAAAGCTGATGCTTCATATGAATATGCTAAAGAGGCTATGCTTAGAACTCATAAATGGGCTAAAGAATGTAAAGACTATCATGACAGCACACCAAACAGCGAATATCAGTATTTAGGCGGAATTATACAGGGCGGTATGTTTGATGATTTAAGAAAAGAGAGTGCTGAAACTTTAGTAAATATGAATTTTCCTTTTTATTCTATAGGCGGACTTTCTGTGGGGGAAACGCCTGAAAAGATGCATGATGTGCTTTCTAAAGTGATGCTTTATACAGATAAAAGTAAGCCTCGTTATTTGATGGGTGTTAGTGAGCCTCGTGATATACTTAATGCTGTTATGGAAGGTATAGATATGTTTGACTGTGTTATGCCTACCAGAAATGCCAGAAACGGCGAAGCATTTACTATGAATGGTATTGTTAGAATAAGAAACTCTAAATACAGAACAGATGATACAGCTCTTGAGGATAAATGCGACTGCTATACCTGCCGTAATTTTTCTAAAGCATATCTTAATCATTTGGATAAAGTACATGAAATACTCTTTTCTACGCTTATGACCATACATAATGTTAGGTTTATGCAGAGATTTATGAAAGATTTAAGAAGTTCTATTGAAAATGACAGATTTGCCGATTATAGAAAAGATATGATGTTAAAATTTTATGAATAA
- a CDS encoding methyl-accepting chemotaxis protein has product MAEISSTIKDSADKSINGSKMILESKTSVENAGNIVAETTSNIEEVHEASSKIKDITKIIEDIAFQTNILALNASVEAARAGEQGKGFAVVASEVRNLAQTTQTSVKSITDLIENVYEKIDKATGTARESQEIFIDIQNKIEDASKIMEGISQSAVEQQNGIDQIKIAVNEMDATTQKNAALVEEATASAEVLFAQSEELMSAVNVFQLPNGSR; this is encoded by the coding sequence TATTAGAATCAAAAACTTCTGTAGAGAATGCCGGAAACATCGTTGCTGAAACAACTTCAAATATAGAAGAAGTTCATGAAGCTAGTTCTAAAATTAAAGATATTACAAAAATTATTGAAGATATAGCATTTCAAACTAATATATTGGCACTTAATGCTTCTGTTGAGGCAGCACGTGCCGGAGAACAAGGTAAAGGTTTTGCTGTTGTAGCAAGCGAAGTTAGAAACTTAGCTCAGACTACTCAAACTTCAGTAAAAAGTATTACAGACTTAATAGAAAACGTTTATGAAAAAATAGATAAAGCAACAGGTACAGCTAGAGAATCACAGGAAATATTTATAGATATACAAAATAAAATAGAAGATGCTTCAAAAATTATGGAAGGTATAAGTCAGAGTGCTGTTGAGCAGCAAAATGGAATAGATCAGATAAAAATTGCTGTTAATGAAATGGATGCTACAACGCAGAAAAATGCTGCTTTAGTAGAAGAGGCAACTGCTTCTGCTGAAGTATTATTTGCTCAGTCTGAGGAATTGATGTCTGCAGTGAATGTATTCCAGCTTCCAAACGGCAGCAGATAA